From the Planktothricoides raciborskii GIHE-MW2 genome, the window GAGAATTGTGTTAGTTGTAACAGGTGCAGTAATGTCACGGGTTCGGTTGCAGTGGCAAGTTGGGCGATCGCCTTCTTTTCCGCTACCGTTAATCTATGAAACTTTTGGGCTAATTGCGCCTGCAAAGGTTCCCATACAACCAGGGTTTGATATGTTAAAAACTCTGCCACTCGACCGGCACATAATTCTCGGATTTCGGTCGCGGTTAACTCTAACCAAAGGGGATTACCGTGATAAAGATGGATTAACTGATCCCAGGTTTCTGAATCCGATAAATTTTGCGCTTGTAATATTGCTTTTGCGGCGTCACCTAAACCCCCCAACACCAGCGATCGCACCGGATAGTTTTGCTTTTCCAAGGTGGCGATCGCGATAGGTTTTTCGTCTGCGATCGCCACCACACAACTCTGATGGGTCACTTCGGCGATCATCTTAAAAAATAGCCGATGCTCTTCGTAAACCGATCCATCTTCCCCTGCCAGTTTGCCAGTATGGAAGGGAATCTGCAAATCATCGAGAATAATCAAACAGCGAGACTGAAGTAAATGGGTGAGGAGTTGGGAGATTTGCGTTTCCAGGCGATCGGGAATCTCGGCATCAGGAGAAAATATCTGCAACAGATTGGCGAGAATCGCACCCAGATCCGAGTAAAAGCGCAGACTGCGATAGATGACATACTCGAAGTGATTTTGAATTTGTTCAATCAGATGCAACGCTAGAGTCGTTTTGCCCATCCCACCGAATCCGAGAAGTGCCACCAGACGACAGCGATCGCCAACAATGGCGCGATCGAGGGTCGCGAGTTCCTCCGTTCGTCCGTAAAAATTGAAGATTTCCGGCGCATTTGCTAAGTCAATATGCGCTTGAGTTTGAGTTGGTTGGGGTTGAGGGCGATGGGTAGGCGATCGGCGAGCTTCCGAACAAAGATGAACATTATTAATTGTTACATAATCTCTACCAACTCTACCAATAGCTGCTGATGAATAATTATAAAAATTTGCTTTTTCTAATACCGCTCTAAAATTCGCCTTGCTAACCTCTTTTCCCAACCCCTCCGAAAGCAGTTTCCAGAGATCCGAACCCACATCTCTAACATGACCCTCGCTGGCATAAGTCTCTTCCGCAATTTTCGCGTAAGTCTCACCCTCCAAAGTCCCTTGCAAAATCGCCTCTTGCAGATAGTCCAAATGATTCCCCGTCTGAGTGAAAACTAGCTCATCCGCCAGTTTCAACACTTCCGTGATGTCCATAGATCAAGGATAGTGGTAAAGTTTGAGCTATTATATCCGATCTTTCCGACATTTCCGACAAATCCGATTGAGTTATCGGATCGAATCTCCGATGTTTCCGACTTGGCAGGACGCAGAGTTTCAGAGATGATGTTTGCATAAGGGCTAATCCTGAGCCCCAACAACCACCTCAGCGAAGGAAAAAAACCGTGAGTTACCCAAGATCTGCAAAATACCAAGCTGACCCAAATGGAGATAACTACGTTTGCGGCAGTTGCCAGAGAAGCCAAGATCCTAGAGAAGGGGTACCCTGTATTAAGTGTGGAAAACCAACCGTCACATGGCTACAATCTCAGGGTCAATCCTGGAGTGACGTCTTGAACGAATGGAGAAAGTGGCACGGGTAAATCGAAAGTCAAAAACAGCTATTGTTTGCTGGCTTTAAAACCCAATGAATTGATACAAAAAAATCTTTTGAAGAACGTATGGCTAGATCTCATCCAGTAAAACTTTCTGATATTGAGCAAACATATGGCGTTTTGTCGGACAAGAAGTTGGCAGCACTGAAACAAGGTCAAACACCTTCTGGCCCAATAGTTCTTGATAGAAGCCAAAAACCGTATAAAGTTATTGATGGACGTCATCGAATTCACCTAGCTCGTCAAAATGGAAAACAGATAATTGAAGCTTGTTTTTCCGATGAAATG encodes:
- a CDS encoding ATP-binding protein, encoding MDITEVLKLADELVFTQTGNHLDYLQEAILQGTLEGETYAKIAEETYASEGHVRDVGSDLWKLLSEGLGKEVSKANFRAVLEKANFYNYSSAAIGRVGRDYVTINNVHLCSEARRSPTHRPQPQPTQTQAHIDLANAPEIFNFYGRTEELATLDRAIVGDRCRLVALLGFGGMGKTTLALHLIEQIQNHFEYVIYRSLRFYSDLGAILANLLQIFSPDAEIPDRLETQISQLLTHLLQSRCLIILDDLQIPFHTGKLAGEDGSVYEEHRLFFKMIAEVTHQSCVVAIADEKPIAIATLEKQNYPVRSLVLGGLGDAAKAILQAQNLSDSETWDQLIHLYHGNPLWLELTATEIRELCAGRVAEFLTYQTLVVWEPLQAQLAQKFHRLTVAEKKAIAQLATATEPVTLLHLLQLTQFSPAEFFNVMQSLGRRFFVEIQEREGVTQFFLNPVLREYAKNRGWD